The Bradyrhizobium sp. CCBAU 051011 DNA segment TAGCGCTCGCTATTCGATCTCGTTAAGCATGTGTTAACCACGCACGTGCCCGAGCGAGAACGCCGCCCCGAAGTGGTGAATGTCCCAATCGCTGTTGAACTAGGTCGGGCCGACGTTGCCAGAATGAACTTGCGCGGCCCTCGTAACGTGCGCAACGAGGTTGATCGTCATGTGATTGTGGTGGGCTTGAAGAGCCGCACGCAGAACCAACAATTGCTTAATGCGCCTTCAATCGTCGGAAGCCCTTGTTGGCCTCGATCATGCCGGCCGCGATCTATCGCAAGGCCATACCGGCATCCCGCCAGCGTTTGACTTGTGTGTGACGCGGCGAATGGTGCCCATCATGTTCTCGGCGATGTTGGTACAGGCGAGCGATCGACGAAGCTCCTTCGGCAACTTCAACCGGACGACAGTCAGGATTTCGTCAAGGCCTTCGAGGATGCTCGCCGCTACGCCGGGCCATTGCAGGTCGAGTCGACGCGCAAGATTGCGGATCATTTTCTCAGCCTTGTCGGGCGTAGCCTTAGTGGGGATGCCGGCGATGCGGCGAGCGCATCAGCGAGCCAAGCTTGCGCGCCCTCGTTGTTGAGAGCTTTGTGCTGGTGATGTTCAACGTGAAAGCCCATCTTCGCCCCCGCAGCGCCGTATAAACGGAGCTTGTCCGTGATCATCACGCCCGGCGGCGTGCCGGCGGATTTCAACATTTCATGAGCCGCTGCGCAGCGCGCGACTTTCTTTGGGCGCAGGATCAAGACCTCGAGAACGAAGCCATTCTGGTCGACAGCGCGTCAGAGCCAATGTTGTCCGCCCGATCGCGATAACAACTTCGTCCAAATGCCGTTTGTCGCGGCGAGCGGGGGCGCGCCGGCGGCGATAAAGAGGGGCCCGGGCGGTCGGCATGCCGGTCGTCTATCCCTCGGCCGCTCCATTTCCGTAACGTGACGGTGCCGACTTGACGAATCTCGGCGAGCGACCCCTATATGTAGGTCTGTTACGGTCTTCTATTCCAACATCTCGGAGGATGGAAGCTAAGAGGGAACCCGGTGCGCCGGCAACGGCTATTCCGGGGCTGCCCCCGCAACTGTAAGCGGCGAGCGGTTGTCATCATGGTCACTGGCGCGACAGCGCCGGGAAGGCCGACAGCTGCAGCGACCCGCGAGCCAGGAGACCTGCCGCGACAGAACGAACGTCCTCGGGCGGGGTGCCCGGTGGGGCGCTTGCAGCTGGGAACATTTGCCCGGTCTTCTTGCAAGTTGTCCGCGGCCCCAGCCCCAAACATCGCGGGGTTGCCGATGTCGCAGTCCTACAACTTCGATCAGCATGGTCATCTCATTGAGCCGAGTATGCCGCCGCGGCCAGCGCATGCAAAGCCTACCGCGCCAGAGCTGTATCTTGTGCCGCCGCCATCGCCGGCTCCGCTGCCGTGGCCCCTTGCGCCATCGCCAAAGCCGTCCGACCTCACGCTCGATCGGTCGCGCGACGACCTGCTGGCATCGTTCGGCAAGCTGACGCTGACCGACCGTTATCTGCTCGCCGGCGAAAGCCTCCAGGACATGTTCGCACGGGTGTCTTGCGCCTTCGCGGACGATGTTGCGCATGCTCAACGTCTCTATGATGCGATGTCTCGGCTGTGGTTCATGCCGGCCACACCGGTGCTCTCTAACGGCGGCACCACGCGCGGCCTGCCGATCTCGTGCTTCGTTAACTCGGTGCCGGACTCGCTCGAAGGCATCGTCGGCACCTGGAACGAAAACGTCTTGCTTGCCTCCAACGGCGGCGGCATCGGCACCTACTGGGGCAATGTTCGCTCGATCGGCGAGAAGGTGAAGGGCGGCGTCACCTCAGGCATCATCCCGTTCATCCACGTCATGGACGGCCTGACGCTGGCGATCAGCCAGGGCTCGTTGCGGCGGGGCTCGGCGGCGGTCTATCTCGATATCCACCATCCCGAGATCGAGGAGTTCCTCGAGATCCGCAAGGCGTCCGGCGACTTCAACCGCAAGAGCCTCAACCTGCATCACGGCATCAACGTCACCGACGAGTTCATGGATGCGGTGGGCGCCGGCACCGCGTTCGCTCTGCGCAGCCCGAAGACGAACGAGGTCGTCCGCGAGATCGACGCCCGCCAGCTGTGGCAACGAATCCTTGAGAACCGGCTGCAGACCGGCGAGCCTTATCTCTTGTTCATCGACACCGTGAACCGCTCGCTCCCCAAGCACCAGCGCGAGCTCGGCCTCAAGGTCTCGACCTCCAACCTGTGCAGCGAGATTACGCTGCCGACCGGCATTGATCATCGCGATGAGGAGCGCACCGCGGTGTGCTGCCTGTCGTCGCTCAACCTCGAGGCCTGGGATCAATGGAATGAGGAGCCCGGCTTCATCGAGGACGTCATGCGCTTCCTCGATAACGTGCTCACCCATTTCATCAGGGTGGCGCCGGACGGCATGAAGCGTGCCCGCTACGCCGCCCTGCGCGAGCGCTCCGTCGGCCTCGGCGTGATGGGCTTCCACTCGTTTCTCCAGGCCAAGGGCATTCCGATGGAGAGTGTCCTGGCCAAGTCGTTCAATCTGAACATGTTCCAGAAAATCCGTCGCGATGCCGACGCGGCATCGGTGGCGCTCGCTCGCGAGCGCGGCCCGTGCCCGGATGCCCTGGAACGCGGCGTGATGGCGCGCTTCAGCCACAAGATCGCGATCGCGCCGACCGCCTCGATTAGCATCATCTGCGGCGGCACCAGCGCCTGCACCGAGCCGATCCCGGCCAACATCTACACCCACAAGACGTTGTCCGGCGCCATCTCGGTGCGCAATCCGCATCTCGCCAAGGTGCTGACCGCCAAGGGCGCCGACATCTTGGCGACCTGGCAGTCGATCATCGCGCACGAGGGGTCGGTCGCCCATCTCGACATCCTGTCGGAGCACGAGAAAGCGATCTTTCGCACCGCCTTCGAGATCGACCAGCGCTGGATCATCGAGCTTGCCGCCGATCGCGCCGCGTTCATCTGCCAGAGCCAGTCGATCAACCTCTATCTGCCGGCCGACGTCGATAAGTGGGACCTCCACATGCTGCACTGGACGGCATGGAAGCGCGGGGTGAAGAGCCTCTACTACTGCCGTTCAAAATCGATCTCGCGCGCGGCGTTCGCCGGCAAGACCGCCGACGGCGACAAGGCCGCGCCGCTGGCGCCGCAGCGCACCGACTATGAGGAGTGCCTCGCATGTCAGTGATCGATTTCTCGGCCGTCGATCCGCGCACGCTGATCGGCAAGGGACGCGTCGGCCTCCTGGACTCGACCGGCAGCTATGACGTCGATCGCTACGCCTGGGCCTACGAGTTCTGGAAGCGCCAGCAGCAGACCCACTGGATGGGCGAGGAGGTGCCGCTCGGCACCGACCTCAAGGACTGGGCGTCGGACCGCGTCACCGCCAACGAGCGCGCGCTGCTCACCCAGATCTTCCGTTTCTTCACTCAGTCGGACATCGAGGTCGGCGACAACTATCTCAAGCGCTACATCCCGATTTTCCAGCCGCTCACCGTTCAGATGATGATGGCCGCCTTCACCAACATGGAGACGGTCCATATCGACGCCTATGCGCTGCTGCTCAAGACGCTCGGCATGCCCAAGACCGAGTTCGAGGCATTCCGCGGCTATGCGGAGATGCGCGCCAAGGCGGATTACATGCACGAGTTCGGCGTTGACACCGTGTCCGATGTCGCGCGCACGCTGGCAATGTTCGGCGCCTTCACCGAAGGTATGGCGTTGTTCGCGAGCTTCGCCATGCTGCTCAACTTCCCGCGCCACAACAAGATGAACGGCATGGGACAGATCGTAAGCTGGTCAGTGCGCGACGAGAGTCTCCACTGCGAGGGCGTCATCAAGTTATTTCACGAATGGCACCGGGAAAC contains these protein-coding regions:
- a CDS encoding ribonucleoside-diphosphate reductase subunit alpha; this translates as MSQSYNFDQHGHLIEPSMPPRPAHAKPTAPELYLVPPPSPAPLPWPLAPSPKPSDLTLDRSRDDLLASFGKLTLTDRYLLAGESLQDMFARVSCAFADDVAHAQRLYDAMSRLWFMPATPVLSNGGTTRGLPISCFVNSVPDSLEGIVGTWNENVLLASNGGGIGTYWGNVRSIGEKVKGGVTSGIIPFIHVMDGLTLAISQGSLRRGSAAVYLDIHHPEIEEFLEIRKASGDFNRKSLNLHHGINVTDEFMDAVGAGTAFALRSPKTNEVVREIDARQLWQRILENRLQTGEPYLLFIDTVNRSLPKHQRELGLKVSTSNLCSEITLPTGIDHRDEERTAVCCLSSLNLEAWDQWNEEPGFIEDVMRFLDNVLTHFIRVAPDGMKRARYAALRERSVGLGVMGFHSFLQAKGIPMESVLAKSFNLNMFQKIRRDADAASVALARERGPCPDALERGVMARFSHKIAIAPTASISIICGGTSACTEPIPANIYTHKTLSGAISVRNPHLAKVLTAKGADILATWQSIIAHEGSVAHLDILSEHEKAIFRTAFEIDQRWIIELAADRAAFICQSQSINLYLPADVDKWDLHMLHWTAWKRGVKSLYYCRSKSISRAAFAGKTADGDKAAPLAPQRTDYEECLACQ
- a CDS encoding ribonucleotide-diphosphate reductase subunit beta; protein product: MSVIDFSAVDPRTLIGKGRVGLLDSTGSYDVDRYAWAYEFWKRQQQTHWMGEEVPLGTDLKDWASDRVTANERALLTQIFRFFTQSDIEVGDNYLKRYIPIFQPLTVQMMMAAFTNMETVHIDAYALLLKTLGMPKTEFEAFRGYAEMRAKADYMHEFGVDTVSDVARTLAMFGAFTEGMALFASFAMLLNFPRHNKMNGMGQIVSWSVRDESLHCEGVIKLFHEWHRETGAVTRSVRDDIVDVAKTMVKLEENFVDLAFGLGTIEGMRPEQIHTYVRYVADWRLTQLRIAPVFGFFEAKEGGFSQLKAHPLPWLVEILNGVEHANFFEQRATEYSKAASRGSWDGEDGVWAAFGRM